In Pseudonocardia sp. DSM 110487, the sequence CGCGGGTCCCGCCGTCCGGAGGACGACAGGCAGTGCACGCACGCGAGGTTGCAGGCGTAGGTGAGCTCCCAGGTGAGGCAGATCGGGGAGTTCAGGCCGTACTGGAAGTGCTCGACCAGCTTCACGGGCGCTCCTCGATGGTTCCGTTCGCGGCCAGCCCGGCCAGCGCCCGCAGGTAAGCCGGGCGCTGGGCCTCCTCGACGCCCGCCGCCTCGAGCGCGGAGTGCACGTCGGGGTGCCGCTCCAGCCCGGACACGACCTCGACGAGCTGGGGGGTCTTCAGGAACGACAGCCTGCGGGTGCCGAAGTGGTAGACGAGCGCCCCGAACGGCTCGGGGCGCACCGCCACCCGCGGGCTGCAGCAGTGGGGCCGCGCCGGGTCGAAGACCACGGCGTCAGCGGAAACCGCGGTCAGTAGACACCGCACATGCCGTCGATGGAGACCTCCTCGACGAGGGTCTCCTCGACCACGGGCTCCTCGGCAGCGGCCTGGGACTCGCTGGTGGGCGACATGCGCATCCTCCTGACGACGGTGGCTCGGGTGTGACGGACGTTAATTGACACGTCGTGTCAAAGACAAGGCCCGACAGACTGCTCGGATGGAGTCAGAAGTCCTGTTGCACATGTGCACCGCCGCGGAGTGGGAGGCCGCTCGCGCCGCCGGTGCGGTGACGCCGCCGTCGCTCGCCGAGGTCGGGTTCGTGCACCTCTCGACACCCGAGCAGGTGTCGCTGCCGGCGAACCGGCTCTTCCGCGGCCGGACCGACGTCGTGTTGCTGGTGATCGACCCGGCCCGCGTCCCCGTCGAGATCCGGTGGGAGCCTGGCGTGCCCGGCGACCCGGAGTCGATGCGCTTCCCCCACGCCTACGGTCCCGTCCCGGCGGCGGCCGTGACGGCCGCCCTGCCCTACCGGCCAGGGGAGGACGGCACCTTCACCCCACCGACGCTGTCCGGCTGACCGCCCGGCGAGCGTCCTCGGCGACGAGATCCGCGTTGATCGCCGCCCCGGCCGCCAGTCCGGCGGCGGCGGAGCTGATCACCTGCGCCTGCACCTCCACGACGTTGCCGGCCGCCCAGACCCCGGGCACGGCAGTGGCGCCGCCCGGCCCGACCGGCACCGCGGCGCCGATCACGTGCTCCCCCATCCGCACCTCCTCCGCCACCAGTCCCGGTACCGGGGGCACGCGGGCGGTGAACCTCGGTGCGACCACGAGCGCCTCGCGCGGGATCGTCCGGCCCGAGGCCAGGCGAACGCCGGCCAACCGATCGTCGACGACCTCCAGCCCCGCGACCTCGCCGTCCACCACCGCGATCCCGAGCGCGGCCAACTGCTCCCACTCGTCCTCGGAGAGTTCGGGCCCGGTGTGCAGGAACAGCGTGACGTCATCGGTCAGCTGCCGGAACAGCAACGTCTGGTGCACGGCCATCGGCCCGGTTGCCAGCACTCCGACGGCCCGGTCGCGCACCTCCCAGCCGTGGCAGTACGGGCAGTGCAGCACGTCCCGGCCCCACCGCTGCGCCAGTCCCGGTACGTCCGGCAGCTCGTCGGCGAGGCCCGTCGCGACGAGCAGCCGACGGGCCGACAGCGTGCGACCGTCGTCGAGCCGGACCCGGAAGCCGGGGTCGACGGCCACCACGCTCCCGTGCACCACTTCCCCGCCGTAACCGAGCACCTCCGCGCGGCCGGCCGCCAGCAGCTCGCTCGGCGGCGTGCCGTCGCGCGTCAGGAAGTTGTGCACCCCGTCGGCGGGCGCGTTCCGCGGCTCGCCGCCGTCCACCACCAGCACCGAGCGCCGGGAGCGGAGCAGGGCCGTCGCCCCGGCCAGCCCCGCCGCTCCGCCGCCGATCACGATCACGTCATAGGTCATGCCGCCCACTCTGGGCCGGGACCGCCGAGCCGGCCCGGTTTCGTGCCGATCCGGCAAAGGTGATCCGGTGCACCAGCAGTTCCAGCGGACCCCGGTCGACGTGGCGCAGCCACAGCGGGGCGACCGCGAGCAGGAGCGCCGAGACACCGGCCCACAGCGCGAGCACGAACCACGGCCCGGCACCGGCGAACCGCTCCGCAAGCCCGAAGCCCCAGCCGTAGCAGAGCACGGCGGCGAGCACGTTCTGCAGGACGTAGCCCGAGAGCGCGGTGCGGCCGACCGCGGTCAGCCCCCGCCGGATCGGGCCGGGCTCGCGTCGACCACGCAGGACGAGCGTCGTGCCGAGCCCGAGCAGGCCGAGCGCGACGAGCGGCGGCGCGAGGTAGCGGTCCACGAGGAACCAGCCCGGGCCAGCGGCGGCCGCCAGTGCGTTCAGCGGAACCCCGACGCCGAGGCCGACCCCCATGAGCCTCCGGCGGATCCGCGTTCCCGCCTCGGTGAACGCACCCGCGCGCACCAGCCGGGAGCCGACGAGGAACAGCACGACGGCCGACGGGACGATCAGCACCAGCTCCGCCCGGAACAGGGCGACGTACTCGAGGCGCAGCAGCACCTGTCGCGGCCAGCTCGCCGTGAGGGCCGGGTCGGGGGTCGAGCCGGACCCCGACGCGTCCGGCGTCGCCAGCAGCAACGCCGTGACCGCGAGCAGAGCCGCGACGTAGACCGCTCCGACCGCGCCCGCCACGGCCCGCACCGCCCGGTCGCTCCGCCCCACCAGGTACGCCACCAGGAACGACGCGATCGCGTACCCCATCAGGACGTCGAACTCGAACACGAGGACGTAGTGCACGAGCCCTTCGACGAACAGGATCGCGGCACGCACCGGATACCTGCCGGGCCACGGGTTCCCCCGGCGCACGGCCGACCGGTACTGCAGCTCGATCCCCACCCCGAACAGCAGCGTGAGCAGCGCGAGGAACTTGCCGTTGGTGAGCGTCTGCAGCGCGATCTCGAGCGGGTCGCTCTCGGAGAACGCCGTCGAGATCCACGCCGCCGGCCCACCGGGCGCGGCGAACAGCCAGACGTTCGTGCCGAACGTCCCGACGATCGCGACGCCCCGGAGGACGTCGAGCGCGTCGATCCGGCCCCGCCCACTGATCACGGTCATGGGGTCGAGGATCGCCCGGCCGAGGGAGCCGCGTCGTCGGGCGAGGGATCGATCCGACGTGCAACCTTGGATCGATCTCAGAACATCTCTGTACAGTTGTGAACATGGATGTTCGCACCCGGAGGCCGGTGCAGCCCAGCCTGCTGCAGGTCGCCGCCGAGGTACTCGTCGCCGATCCGCGGGCCTCACTCGGGGAGGTCGCCGCGGCGGCAGGCGTCGGCCGCACCACGCTCCACAAGCGCTACCCCACCCGGGACGCGCTGCTGCTCGCCGTGGCCCACGACTCGGTCGACCGGTTCGCGGATGCACTGGCCGACTCGGGCATCGCCCTGCTCGCCCCGCACGCGACGGCGGCGGACGCCACCGGCGCCCTGCGCAGGCTCGTCGAGGCGCTCGTCCCCCTAGGGGCCCGGCTGGAGTTCCTCCTCCGCCAGCCATCGCTCGACGACGATCCGGCCCTCGCGGCGCGGATCGAGCGGCTCGACGAGCCGATCGAGGAGTTCGTCCGCAGGGCGCAGCACGCCGGAGCGGTGCGCAGGGATGCGCCGGTCTGGTGGGTGGTCAGCACGCTGTACGCCCTCACCTACTCGGCGTGGGACGGGGTGGCCCGCGGGCGGCTCGCCGCCCGCGATGCCCCGGAACTGGCGTTCCACACCCTGCTCGCCGGTATCGGGGAAGCACCGTGAGGGCGCTGATCGGTCTGCTCGCCTCGACCACCCTGTCGAACACCGGCAACGCGATCGTCGCGGTCGCCGTGCCGTGGTTGGTGCTGGAGCGCACCGGCAGCGCCACCGCGGCGGGGCTCGCAGGGGCGGCCGCGATCCTGCCGGTCGCCCTGTCGGCGCTCTTCGGTGGCGCGCTCATCGACCGGATCGGACGGCGCACGTGCGCCGTCGCCGCCGACGTGCTCAGCGCGCTCGCCGTTGCGGCGCTCCCGCTGCTCGACGGGCTCGTCGGGCTCGGGCTGCCACTGCTGCTCGTCCTGGTGGCGCTCGGTGCGGTGTTCGACGGGCCGGGCGCCGCCGCGCGCGAGGCCATGCGTCCCGATGTCGCGCGTAGCTCCGGCACCCCGCTGCCGAAGCTCAACGCGTGGGGCGAGGCCGCCGAGAGCGTCGGGAACATGGTCGGGCCGGGGGTCGGTGGCGTGCTACTGGTGGCGACAGGCGGGTTCGGCGCGCTGTGGGCCACGGTCGCGATGTTCGTGCTGTCCGCGGTGATCACGGGGTGGACCATGCCCGCCGCGGCCGCGCCGGCACCGGTCCGCGAGCCCTACCTGCGCTCGGTGGTCGACGGCCTGCGGTTCGTCCTGCACGACCGGGGCCTGCGGACCGTCGCGCTCACCGCGACGATCATCGTCGCGTTCGCGGCCCCGTTCCAGTCGGTCGTGCTCAACGCGCACCTCCAGCAGGCCGGCCGGCCCGCGGAGTACGGGCTGGTGCTGGCCGCGTTCGCCGTGGGAGGGCTGATCGGCGCGCTCGGGTACGGCGCGGTGGCGCACCGCATGTCGGAGGGAACCGCGCTGGTGGGCTCGGTGGCCGCGGCCGGGCTCGGGCTCGCCGCGTTCGCACTGCTGCCGCCGGTGCCGGTGCTGGTGGTGCTCGGGTTCGCGGTCGGCGTGGTGGCAGGCCCGATCAACCCGGTGGCGGCGCTCGTGATCCAGCACCGCACGCCCGATCGGATGCGGGGGCGCGTCATCGGCAGCTACACCTCGCTCGCGGTGGCGGCCGGGCCGCTCGGGCTCCTCGCGATCGGGCCGGTGGTCGACGCGGGCGGTCCGGGCGCCGGCTACATCGTGATCGGCGTCGGCTGCCTGCTGGCCGCCGCGTTCGCGCTGACCGGGCGCACTCACCTCGGTCCGCCGGAACCGGACCGCGTCGATGCGGCGCGCTGAGACCGGGTCCCACCCCCGAGTGGGGGTGCACCCCACGCCGATCGCGGGGGCTTGTGCCAGTGCCCCACGCACGCGGCGTCCCTAACGTCGTCGACCATGGTTCCCCCATCGCCGCAGCGGACGAGGACCGATCTCCTGCTGTTCTTCGCCGGGACGTTCGCGGTCAGCTGGCTGCCGTGGGGTCTGGCGCTGCTCGCCGGTGGCGACATCGGGGAGCCGCTCCCCCAGCTCCTGTTCGTCGTCGGTGCGTTCGGCCCGACGGCGGTCGCGCTGCTCCTGTGGTGCGGCGGTAGGCGCCGTCCGCGCGGACCCAACCCGTTCCGCGCGGCGGGGCGCTGGTTGCTGCCCGCGCTGCTGCTCGGCGCAGCGCCCGCCATCGCCGCGGCCCTCGTCGACGGCACGCTGGACCTCGCGACCGCGGGAGATCGGGCGGCGACGATCGGCGGGCCGCTGATGGTCATCGGATTCGTGCTCATCGCGGGGCCGCTTTCGGAGGAGTTCGGCTGGCGGGGCTACGCGCAGCCCCGTCTTCGCCGGACACTCTCGCCGGTGTGGACGGCCGTGCTGCTCGGCCTCGTATGGGCCGCATGGCACGTGCCGTTGTTCCTGCTCCCCGGTACGACACAGGCCGAGATCGGGCTGGGCAGCTGGGAGACAGGGCTCTTCTTCGCGGCGTTCCTACCGATGAGCTACACGATCTGTGTGATGTCGGAGCGGCTGCGCGGCGGGGTCGCCGCGGCCGTGGTGGTGCATTTCGCAGGCAACGGCGCTGCCGGTCTGTTCCCGACAACCTCGACCGTCGGTGCGCTTCTCGACGTCGCGGTGGCGACCGCGATCGCCATCGCGCTGCACCTGCTCGTCGGCCGGACGGCACCGACCGCGGCCGTCGCGGACCGGGACGCCACGGGGAGAACCGGCGTGCCCGGGGGTGTGTGAGTCCGCGTACCACCTTCGATCGACGCGAGCGGCGGGCCGTCGCGTGTTCAATTGCCGCGTGACGGGTTGGCTGCACGAGCGCGAGCGGCTGGAGGACGCGCTCTACGTCGTCGGCTTCTTCCTGCTCGGCGTGCTGCTGTACCTGATCGTCCCCGAGGTCGCCATCCGCTGGAACGACGGTCCGGAGCCGTCGCCGTGGGCCCTGCTGGGGCTGCTCGCGGTCGCCGCGCTCGGGCACACCCAGCGGCGGGTCCGGCCCGTGCTCGGACTCGCGATCGCCTGCGGCGTGCTGCTCGCGATGGTGCAGCTCGGTTCCGTGCCGCTCGCGATGATGATGCTCATCGGCGACCTGCTCTACTGCTCGGTCCTCTACTCGTCGGAGCGGCTCAGCTGGACGGTGGCCGGCGCCACCGTGGCCGTGGCAGGCGGGGCGGGACTCGTCAGCCTCGTCTCCGATGGCGGCCGCGCGGCCGTGCTCGTCATCCTCAACCTCGGGCTCGTGCTGGCCGTACCGGTGCTGTGGGGACGGGAGGTGCGCCTGCACCGCGGGCAGGCCGACGCCGAGCGGGAACGTGCCGAGCAGGCGTCCCGGATGTCCGAGCTGGACCGCGCCGCCGCCGTGGCGGCCGAGCGAGCGCGGATGGCCCGCGACCTGCACGACGTGATCGCCGGGCAGCTCTCGGGCATCGCGATCCAGTCCGAGGCGGCGCTCAACCTGCCGGATCCGGACCCCGCGGTGCTGCGCCGGGTGCTGCAGTCGGTGCGCCGCGACAGCGTGGCGTCGCTGGCGGAGATGCGCACGATGATCGGCCTGCTGCGGGCCGACGGCGCGGGCGACGGCGACCCGCGCACCGCACCCGCCGGGCTCGACCGGCTCGACGCGCTCGTCGAGTCCGCGGGCGGCACCGGCCTGCGGATCGAGGTCGACGACGCGCGCGGCGGCGCGGCGGAGCTGCCGGCCGCGGTGGACCTGGCAGCGTTCCGCATCGTGCAGGAGTCGCTGACGAACGCCGCCAAGCACGCCCCCGCCAGCCGGGTGCGACTACATCTTGGCGACCACGACGGAGAACTGGTGATCGAGATCGAGAACGACCTCATGCCCGGCGCGCCGGCCGGTGGCGGCACCGGAACCGGCCTGGTGGGCCTGCACGAGCGCGCGGTCGCCGTGGGCGGCACCGTCACGGCCGGACCGGACGGCGGTCGCTGGCGCGTGCGCGCCGTGCTGCCGGTGCCGGCTGCCGCCGGAGCTTCCCGATGAGCCCGGAGCCCGTGCGCGTGGTCGTGGCCGACGACCAGGCTGCGATCCGCACCGGCCTGGTGATGATCCTCGACTCCGCCCCGGACATCACGGTGGTCGGCGAGGCCGCCGACGGGCTCGCCGCCGTCGGGATGGCCCGCGACCGCAAGCCGGACGTCGTGCTCATGGACATCCGCATGCCCGGCATCGACGGCATCGAGGCCACCCGCAGGCTCATCGGGGAATCGGTGTGCGAGGTGCTCGTGCTCACCACCTTCGACCTGGACGAGTACGTCGACTCCGCCCTCGCCGCGGGCGCGGCGGGCTTCCTGCTCAAGTCCGTCGAGGCTCCGGCGCTGCTCGCCGCGGTGCGCGCCGTGGCGAAGGGAGACGGCGTGCTCGCCCCCGAGATCACCCGCCGGGTGATCGCCAGGCTCGGCGCCCCGGCCCGGAAGCCGGTCCGGCCGCCCGGCATCGACGAGCTCACCCCGCGCGAGATGGACGTGCTCACCTGTCTCGGCCGCGGCCTGTCCAACGCGGAGATCTCGGCGGAGCTGGTGATCACCGAGGCCACCACGAAGACGCACGTCTCCCGGGTGCTCACGAAGCTCGGCCTGCGCTCCCGGGTGCAGGCGGCCATCGCGGCGCAGGACGCCGGCCTGATCGGCTGATCCGGTGGTCGAGTGTCGACAGGTAGTGTCTCGGCAGTCGGGAGGAGTGACCCGTGTCCGTCGAGCCGTTGACGAGCGTCGACCGCAGCACCCTGCGTGAGCGGGTGCTGCAGGCGCTGCGCACGGCCGTCACCTCCGGCGCCTACCGCCCCGGCGACCACCTCGGTGAGGTGGAGCTCGCGGCGAAGCTCGGCGTGAGCCGGGGCACGGTGCGCGAGGCGCTGCGGCACCTGCAGCAGGAGGGTCTCGTGCGGGCGGGCGCCCGCGGGATGCTGCGCGTGAACTCCCTGTCGGCGGAGGAGATCCACGGGCTGTTCAAGGTCCGGGCGGCGCTCGAAGGACTCGCCGTCTCCGAGATCATCGCGTCGCCGAACCGGGCGGCGGCGGTGGCGGCACTGCGCACCGCGGCGTCGGCCATCGGCGATGCCGGGGCGGACTTCGCGGCGAGGGTCGAGGCGGACCTCGGCTTCCACGTCCGGCTCTGCGAGCTGTCGGGCAACACGATGCTGGTGGACTCGTGGCGCCACCTCGAGGGCCGGATCCGCGTCACGATCATGAGCCGGGACCCGGAGGACGCTCCCGCGATGATGACGCCCGGGCGGCACGCGGCGATCGTCGACGCCATCGAGAGCGGCGACCTGACCAGTGCGGTCGCGGTCGTCGAGGAGCACATGGCCGCCGCGGCCGACCACTTCGCGCACTGACCGGTTGACATCCGAGCAACGAGCCCTCAAGGTTTGTGCGACTGCCGAGTGTTAACAGTCGAACTCTCGGCACTGATCATCGGAGATCACATGGCTGCACAGCACGCGGTCGAGGGGACGCCGGCGCGGAAGAAGGTCGCGCTGGGCTCCTCGATCGGCGCGACCATCGAGACCTACGACTTCATCGGGTTCGGCACGGCGGCGGCGTTGTACTTCAACACCGTCTTCTTCCCGGCAACCGATCCGCTCTCGGGCACCCTGCTGTCGTTCGCGACGCTGGGGATCGGGTTCGCGGTGCGCCCGCTCGGCGGGATCGTGGGCGGCTACCTCGGCGACCGGATCGGGCGCAAGCCGGTGCTCGTCGGATCACTGCTGCTGATGGGCGTCGCCACGGTCCTGATCGGCGCGCTGCCCACGTACGCGCAGGTCGGGGTGTGGGCGGGGATCCTGCTCGTCGCCGTCCGGGTGGTGCAGGGACTCGCGTTCGGCGCCGAGTGGGGCGGCGCGATCCTGATGACCTTCGAGCACGCACCGTGGCGCAAGCGCGGGCTCTACACCGGCATCACGCAGGCCGGCTTCCCGCTCGGCCTGCTGCTCGCCAACGCCGCCTTCCTGGTGAGCGTGCCGCTCGGCGACCAGTGGGCGTGGCGCGTGCCGTTCCTGCTCAGCGCCGTGCTGATCGTGGTCGGCATCGTCATCCGGCTGAAGGTCGAAGAGTCACCGGAGTTCGAGACGCTGAAGGCCGAGGGCGAGGTGTCGAGCAACCCGCTGCTCGAGGTGCTCCGCACGGACTGGCGCAATGTCCTGCGCGCGTTCTGCCTGCGGATCACCGAGACCGCCGGCTACGCCGTCTCGGTCACGTTCGTGATGTCGTACCTCGCGAGCGAGAAGCTCGCGGACCGGTCGCTCACCCTGTTCGC encodes:
- the mftB gene encoding mycofactocin biosynthesis chaperone MftB (MftB, a small protein, is a peptide chaperone that assists the radical SAM enzyme MftC in performing two modifications to the C-terminal Val-Tyr dipeptide of the mycofactocin precursor peptide, MftA. MftB's role is analogous to the role of PqqD in the biosynthesis of PQQ, a cofactor that derives entirely from a Tyr and a Glu in the precursor PqqA.) — translated: MVFDPARPHCCSPRVAVRPEPFGALVYHFGTRRLSFLKTPQLVEVVSGLERHPDVHSALEAAGVEEAQRPAYLRALAGLAANGTIEERP
- a CDS encoding MFS transporter encodes the protein MAAQHAVEGTPARKKVALGSSIGATIETYDFIGFGTAAALYFNTVFFPATDPLSGTLLSFATLGIGFAVRPLGGIVGGYLGDRIGRKPVLVGSLLLMGVATVLIGALPTYAQVGVWAGILLVAVRVVQGLAFGAEWGGAILMTFEHAPWRKRGLYTGITQAGFPLGLLLANAAFLVSVPLGDQWAWRVPFLLSAVLIVVGIVIRLKVEESPEFETLKAEGEVSSNPLLEVLRTDWRNVLRAFCLRITETAGYAVSVTFVMSYLASEKLADRSLTLFALMLAAALGIAATTLWGALTDRVGRRPVYLFGTAITLAWGVPLFLLLNTGQAAAIVLAFIVSYAVCQNCLAGVQGAWFSELFAARTRTTGASLAYQLSAVVSGFTPLIATALFATTGWLGPALLITGYGALGLVAALLTRETWGARERAEVEALAVRTPVPTV
- a CDS encoding GntR family transcriptional regulator yields the protein MSVEPLTSVDRSTLRERVLQALRTAVTSGAYRPGDHLGEVELAAKLGVSRGTVREALRHLQQEGLVRAGARGMLRVNSLSAEEIHGLFKVRAALEGLAVSEIIASPNRAAAVAALRTAASAIGDAGADFAARVEADLGFHVRLCELSGNTMLVDSWRHLEGRIRVTIMSRDPEDAPAMMTPGRHAAIVDAIESGDLTSAVAVVEEHMAAAADHFAH
- a CDS encoding DUF952 domain-containing protein, which produces MESEVLLHMCTAAEWEAARAAGAVTPPSLAEVGFVHLSTPEQVSLPANRLFRGRTDVVLLVIDPARVPVEIRWEPGVPGDPESMRFPHAYGPVPAAAVTAALPYRPGEDGTFTPPTLSG
- a CDS encoding MFS transporter, translating into MRALIGLLASTTLSNTGNAIVAVAVPWLVLERTGSATAAGLAGAAAILPVALSALFGGALIDRIGRRTCAVAADVLSALAVAALPLLDGLVGLGLPLLLVLVALGAVFDGPGAAAREAMRPDVARSSGTPLPKLNAWGEAAESVGNMVGPGVGGVLLVATGGFGALWATVAMFVLSAVITGWTMPAAAAPAPVREPYLRSVVDGLRFVLHDRGLRTVALTATIIVAFAAPFQSVVLNAHLQQAGRPAEYGLVLAAFAVGGLIGALGYGAVAHRMSEGTALVGSVAAAGLGLAAFALLPPVPVLVVLGFAVGVVAGPINPVAALVIQHRTPDRMRGRVIGSYTSLAVAAGPLGLLAIGPVVDAGGPGAGYIVIGVGCLLAAAFALTGRTHLGPPEPDRVDAAR
- a CDS encoding CPBP family intramembrane glutamic endopeptidase, encoding MVPPSPQRTRTDLLLFFAGTFAVSWLPWGLALLAGGDIGEPLPQLLFVVGAFGPTAVALLLWCGGRRRPRGPNPFRAAGRWLLPALLLGAAPAIAAALVDGTLDLATAGDRAATIGGPLMVIGFVLIAGPLSEEFGWRGYAQPRLRRTLSPVWTAVLLGLVWAAWHVPLFLLPGTTQAEIGLGSWETGLFFAAFLPMSYTICVMSERLRGGVAAAVVVHFAGNGAAGLFPTTSTVGALLDVAVATAIAIALHLLVGRTAPTAAVADRDATGRTGVPGGV
- a CDS encoding sensor histidine kinase; the protein is MTGWLHERERLEDALYVVGFFLLGVLLYLIVPEVAIRWNDGPEPSPWALLGLLAVAALGHTQRRVRPVLGLAIACGVLLAMVQLGSVPLAMMMLIGDLLYCSVLYSSERLSWTVAGATVAVAGGAGLVSLVSDGGRAAVLVILNLGLVLAVPVLWGREVRLHRGQADAERERAEQASRMSELDRAAAVAAERARMARDLHDVIAGQLSGIAIQSEAALNLPDPDPAVLRRVLQSVRRDSVASLAEMRTMIGLLRADGAGDGDPRTAPAGLDRLDALVESAGGTGLRIEVDDARGGAAELPAAVDLAAFRIVQESLTNAAKHAPASRVRLHLGDHDGELVIEIENDLMPGAPAGGGTGTGLVGLHERAVAVGGTVTAGPDGGRWRVRAVLPVPAAAGASR
- a CDS encoding response regulator transcription factor, which encodes MSPEPVRVVVADDQAAIRTGLVMILDSAPDITVVGEAADGLAAVGMARDRKPDVVLMDIRMPGIDGIEATRRLIGESVCEVLVLTTFDLDEYVDSALAAGAAGFLLKSVEAPALLAAVRAVAKGDGVLAPEITRRVIARLGAPARKPVRPPGIDELTPREMDVLTCLGRGLSNAEISAELVITEATTKTHVSRVLTKLGLRSRVQAAIAAQDAGLIG
- the mftA gene encoding mycofactocin precursor MftA (Mycofactocin is a small molecule electron carrier derived from the final two amino acids, Val-Tyr, of MftA, the mycofactocin precursor. It plays a role in redox homeostasis and the metabolism of alcohols and aldehydes in Actinobacteria, including Mycobacterium tuberculosis.); protein product: MSPTSESQAAAEEPVVEETLVEEVSIDGMCGVY
- a CDS encoding TetR/AcrR family transcriptional regulator — translated: MDVRTRRPVQPSLLQVAAEVLVADPRASLGEVAAAAGVGRTTLHKRYPTRDALLLAVAHDSVDRFADALADSGIALLAPHATAADATGALRRLVEALVPLGARLEFLLRQPSLDDDPALAARIERLDEPIEEFVRRAQHAGAVRRDAPVWWVVSTLYALTYSAWDGVARGRLAARDAPELAFHTLLAGIGEAP
- a CDS encoding NAD(P)/FAD-dependent oxidoreductase; protein product: MTYDVIVIGGGAAGLAGATALLRSRRSVLVVDGGEPRNAPADGVHNFLTRDGTPPSELLAAGRAEVLGYGGEVVHGSVVAVDPGFRVRLDDGRTLSARRLLVATGLADELPDVPGLAQRWGRDVLHCPYCHGWEVRDRAVGVLATGPMAVHQTLLFRQLTDDVTLFLHTGPELSEDEWEQLAALGIAVVDGEVAGLEVVDDRLAGVRLASGRTIPREALVVAPRFTARVPPVPGLVAEEVRMGEHVIGAAVPVGPGGATAVPGVWAAGNVVEVQAQVISSAAAGLAAGAAINADLVAEDARRAVSRTASVG
- a CDS encoding DUF418 domain-containing protein, whose product is MTVISGRGRIDALDVLRGVAIVGTFGTNVWLFAAPGGPAAWISTAFSESDPLEIALQTLTNGKFLALLTLLFGVGIELQYRSAVRRGNPWPGRYPVRAAILFVEGLVHYVLVFEFDVLMGYAIASFLVAYLVGRSDRAVRAVAGAVGAVYVAALLAVTALLLATPDASGSGSTPDPALTASWPRQVLLRLEYVALFRAELVLIVPSAVVLFLVGSRLVRAGAFTEAGTRIRRRLMGVGLGVGVPLNALAAAAGPGWFLVDRYLAPPLVALGLLGLGTTLVLRGRREPGPIRRGLTAVGRTALSGYVLQNVLAAVLCYGWGFGLAERFAGAGPWFVLALWAGVSALLLAVAPLWLRHVDRGPLELLVHRITFAGSARNRAGSAVPAQSGRHDL